The Lactuca sativa cultivar Salinas chromosome 2, Lsat_Salinas_v11, whole genome shotgun sequence genome includes a window with the following:
- the LOC111889282 gene encoding thymidylate kinase isoform X2, which produces MESTGQSDARGALIVLEGLDRSGKTSQSARLLSHLNSLGYPVESWRFPDRDTAVGKMISSYLTNQSQLDDHTIHLLFSANRWEKRSLMEAKLKSGTSLIVDRYSYSGVAFSSAKGLDIEWCKAPEVGLLAPDLVMYLNIPPEKAAERGGYGGERYEQLEFQKNVGKYYEMLSDPSWKIIDACLPLEDVEKQMTEIVLDCVVSCQKGKPLTHLWLS; this is translated from the exons ATGGAAAGTACTGGGCAAAGTGATGCAAGAGGTGCTCTTATTGTTCTAGAAGGTTTGGATCGAAGTGGGAAGACCTCACAGTCTGCAAGGCTTCTTTCACACTTGAATAGTCTTGGGTATCCTGTAGAATCATGGCGGTTTCCAGATAGAGATACTGCAGTGGGGAAAATGATTTCTTCTTATCTTACCAATCAATCTCAGTTGGATGACCACACAATTCATCTACTCTTCAGTGCAAATCGTTGGGAGAAAAG ATCATTGATGGAGGCTAAGCTTAAAAGTGGGACTTCCCTCATTGTTGATCGGTATTCTTATTCAGGTGTGGCTTTCTCATCTGCCAAAGGACTTGATATCGAATGGTGTAAG GCTCCTGAGGTAGGACTGCTGGCACCTGATCTGGTTATGTACCTCAACATACCTCCGgaa AAAGCTGCTGAAAGAGGTGGTTATGGAGGCGAGAGATATGAGCAGCTGGAGTTTCAGAAGAATGTTGGCAAGTATTATGAGATGCTTAGTGATCCATCTTGGAAG ATAATCGATGCATGCCTCCCTTTGGAAGATGTTGAGAAACAGATGACGGAGATTGTTTTAGATTGTGTAGTCTCTTGCCAAAAAGGGAAACCACTTACTCACCTCTGGTTGTCGTAG
- the LOC111889282 gene encoding thymidylate kinase isoform X1, with translation MHACHFTLSKFLNFGAVTVQRSLNLRFSLKCSSQKVDMESTGQSDARGALIVLEGLDRSGKTSQSARLLSHLNSLGYPVESWRFPDRDTAVGKMISSYLTNQSQLDDHTIHLLFSANRWEKRSLMEAKLKSGTSLIVDRYSYSGVAFSSAKGLDIEWCKAPEVGLLAPDLVMYLNIPPEKAAERGGYGGERYEQLEFQKNVGKYYEMLSDPSWKIIDACLPLEDVEKQMTEIVLDCVVSCQKGKPLTHLWLS, from the exons ATGCATGCTTGCCATTTCACTCTGTCTAAGTTTTT AAATTTTGGAGCTGTAACTGTACAACGATCATTAAACCTCCGGTTTTCACTCAAGTGTTCTTCCCAAAAAGTTGACATGGAAAGTACTGGGCAAAGTGATGCAAGAGGTGCTCTTATTGTTCTAGAAGGTTTGGATCGAAGTGGGAAGACCTCACAGTCTGCAAGGCTTCTTTCACACTTGAATAGTCTTGGGTATCCTGTAGAATCATGGCGGTTTCCAGATAGAGATACTGCAGTGGGGAAAATGATTTCTTCTTATCTTACCAATCAATCTCAGTTGGATGACCACACAATTCATCTACTCTTCAGTGCAAATCGTTGGGAGAAAAG ATCATTGATGGAGGCTAAGCTTAAAAGTGGGACTTCCCTCATTGTTGATCGGTATTCTTATTCAGGTGTGGCTTTCTCATCTGCCAAAGGACTTGATATCGAATGGTGTAAG GCTCCTGAGGTAGGACTGCTGGCACCTGATCTGGTTATGTACCTCAACATACCTCCGgaa AAAGCTGCTGAAAGAGGTGGTTATGGAGGCGAGAGATATGAGCAGCTGGAGTTTCAGAAGAATGTTGGCAAGTATTATGAGATGCTTAGTGATCCATCTTGGAAG ATAATCGATGCATGCCTCCCTTTGGAAGATGTTGAGAAACAGATGACGGAGATTGTTTTAGATTGTGTAGTCTCTTGCCAAAAAGGGAAACCACTTACTCACCTCTGGTTGTCGTAG